From Quercus lobata isolate SW786 chromosome 1, ValleyOak3.0 Primary Assembly, whole genome shotgun sequence, one genomic window encodes:
- the LOC115992099 gene encoding protein ASYMMETRIC LEAVES 2 isoform X2, protein MASSSNSPCAACKFLRRKCQPECVFAPYFPPDQPQKFANVHKVFGASNVTKLLNELHPHQREDAVNSLAFEADMRLRDPVYGCVGLISVLQHQLRQLQMEISCAKSELSKYQNLGIASHGLIAAAANNYNHQQNLGINLIGGGGGVRDHHHHYHHQFFPRDQQQLIRSFDGGNNYDASLLAMNVSANLQLSQFPQPRAAAGDDRRTIDPP, encoded by the coding sequence ATGGCGTCTTCATCAAATTCCCCATGTGCAGCTTGCAAGTTTCTGAGGCGAAAATGCCAGCCGGAGTGTGTTTTTGCACCCTATTTCCCACCGGACCAACCACAAAAATTTGCAAACGTCCACAAAGTGTTTGGTGCAAGCAACGTCACCAAACTTCTCAACGAGTTGCACCCCCACCAGCGTGAAGACGCCGTCAATTCTCTCGCCTTTGAGGCTGACATGCGTCTCCGTGACCCTGTCTATGGCTGCGTCGGACTCATTTCCGTCCTCCAACACCAACTCCGCCAACTCCAAATGGAAATCAGTTGTGCCAAATCTGAACTCTCTAAATACCAAAACTTAGGAATCGCCAGTCACGGCCTAATTGCCGCTGCTGCCAACAATTACAACCATCAGCAGAACTTGGGGATTAATCTGATTGGTGGCGGTGGCGGCGTGAGGGACCACCATCACCATTACCATCACCAATTCTTTCCAAGGGATCAACAGCAGCTGATAAGGAGCTTTGATGGCGGAAACAACTATGATGCAAGCCTTTTGGCGATGAACGTGTCAGCAAACCTACAACTCAGTCAGTTTCCGCAACCTAGGGCTGCTGCTGGGGATGACCGCCGCACTATTGATCCCCCTTAG
- the LOC115992099 gene encoding protein ASYMMETRIC LEAVES 2 isoform X1 codes for MCNVIRENPRARWNMASSSNSPCAACKFLRRKCQPECVFAPYFPPDQPQKFANVHKVFGASNVTKLLNELHPHQREDAVNSLAFEADMRLRDPVYGCVGLISVLQHQLRQLQMEISCAKSELSKYQNLGIASHGLIAAAANNYNHQQNLGINLIGGGGGVRDHHHHYHHQFFPRDQQQLIRSFDGGNNYDASLLAMNVSANLQLSQFPQPRAAAGDDRRTIDPP; via the exons ATGTGTAATGTTATCAGAGAAAATCCT AGAGCAAGGTGGAACATGGCGTCTTCATCAAATTCCCCATGTGCAGCTTGCAAGTTTCTGAGGCGAAAATGCCAGCCGGAGTGTGTTTTTGCACCCTATTTCCCACCGGACCAACCACAAAAATTTGCAAACGTCCACAAAGTGTTTGGTGCAAGCAACGTCACCAAACTTCTCAACGAGTTGCACCCCCACCAGCGTGAAGACGCCGTCAATTCTCTCGCCTTTGAGGCTGACATGCGTCTCCGTGACCCTGTCTATGGCTGCGTCGGACTCATTTCCGTCCTCCAACACCAACTCCGCCAACTCCAAATGGAAATCAGTTGTGCCAAATCTGAACTCTCTAAATACCAAAACTTAGGAATCGCCAGTCACGGCCTAATTGCCGCTGCTGCCAACAATTACAACCATCAGCAGAACTTGGGGATTAATCTGATTGGTGGCGGTGGCGGCGTGAGGGACCACCATCACCATTACCATCACCAATTCTTTCCAAGGGATCAACAGCAGCTGATAAGGAGCTTTGATGGCGGAAACAACTATGATGCAAGCCTTTTGGCGATGAACGTGTCAGCAAACCTACAACTCAGTCAGTTTCCGCAACCTAGGGCTGCTGCTGGGGATGACCGCCGCACTATTGATCCCCCTTAG